The Micromonospora violae DNA segment CGCTGATCGGCGACGACCTGGCCAGCCAGTTCGGTACCTCGGTGCTGCACAACGCGCTGCTGCGGCTCCTGGCGGAGCGGGGCCTCACCCTGGTCAGCTCCTACCAGGTCAACCTGGGCGGTACCGAGGACTTCCGCAACCTGGTCGAGAACCCCAACACCAAGGCGCAGTCCAAGCTCAACGCGCTCTCGGCTGCCGACAAGGTGCAGGTGGCTCCACTCGGCTACCTGTCACAGCTGAAATCGCAGAAGGTGGCGCACCTCAACCTGGAGGCGCAGGGATGGGGCGGGACGGCCGTGAGCGTCGACGTGAAACTGACGGTGCACGATCCGAGCGGTGCCGCCGGGGTCAACATCGATCTGATCCGGCTGGCGGCCAGCGCCCTGCGCACCGGGCAGGGTGGCTATCGTGCCGAGGCGGCTTCGCTGCTCAAGTCCCCGCCCGGCACGGCGATCTGAGGTGAGTGCCGCGGCGAGCGGCTCAGCCCGACCGGATCGGCCGCGGTCACGACGCGAATTTCCGCGCGAGCCGCCACAACCAAAACGGGTCCGGGACCACTCCTAGTGTTTCGGGAGGCCGGATTGCGCAATGAACGAGAGTACGTCGAGTACGTGCAGGCACGCATGCCGTGGCTGCGACGACTGGCGTACCGGCTGTGCGGGCAGTGGTCGGCCGCCGACGACCTGGTGCAGGAGTGCCTCGTCGCGCTGTACCGGCACTGGCGTAGGGCATCGGAGGCGGACTCCGTGGACGGCTACGTCCGGGTGATGCTGGTCCACACCTACCTGGCCGAGCGGGAGCGGTCCTGGACCCGCCGGGTACGGCCGGTGGCCGACGTGATCGGGCCCGCGACGCCGCCGCTCGCCGGCGCCGAACACCGCATCGACCTGCTGGCCGCGCTCACGAAACTGTCCCGTGGACAGCGCGCGGTGCTGGTCCTGCGCTACTGGGAGGACCTCGACGTCGCGCAGACCGCGGCGGCGCTGGGCTGCTCGACCGGCACCGTCAAGAGCCAGACCTCGTACGCCATCGCGGCGTTGCGCCGCCTTCTGTCGAACTACGAGCCGGAGGGGTCGGACACGCCATGAGAGAACTGTTCGCCACCCTGCCGGACGATCCGCCGCCGTTGCCGCCCGGTTACCTGGACGGCGTGCTCACCCGGGCCCGCCGCTCGGTTCGGCGCCGCCGGCTCGGCGTCGCCTCGGTGTGGGTGGTCGCCGTGCTGGTCCTGGCCGTCCTGATCGTGCCCGGTGTGCAGGGTTCCGTTCAGCCAGCGGCCCCGTCGACGAGGCCGAGCCTGCCGGACCGTCTCGCCGGGTATTCACTACTCACCAGCACCGTCGCGAAGGCTCCGCCCGGCCGCGCGATCGCCCTCTACGGCTACGGCAACGGCGAGACGTTCAACATGTTCCAGTCACTGGTCGTCGGGGCCGACGGAAACACCTATCGGCGGGTCGACGCCAGTGAACAGCGGAACCGCCCCTCGGCGCTCCTCGCCCCGGACGGCACTCACGTGCTGCTCGGCGACGACCGTGGTGCGACCGACAACCTGATCCTCGAGGATCTGACCACCGGGGGGCGCCGATCCCTCCCGCTCGGCGAAGCGGTCGGCGTGCGGCTGCTGGCGTGGTCCCCCGACGGCGGTCACGTCGCGTACAGCGCGGCGCCGCTCAGCAACTCCGGCGAGTTCGGCAGCGTCAACGTCGTCGAAGCCGAGGTGGCCCGCACCGGCACGCTCTGGCTGCTCGACCTGGCGACCGGACGCCGCACCGAGGTGCCGACGATCAAACCGGCGTGGACGGCGGCGTTCGCGCCGGACAGCCGCCGCCTGGCCGTGCAGGTCGGCCAGACGGCCCACCTCATCGACCTGGACGGGCGCGAGTACGGCAAGGTCCAGATCCCGGCCGGACGCGAACTGGCGGCCGAGGTCGGCTGGTCGCCGGACGGCAGGTTCCTTGCCACCGAGCAGTGGATCACGGATGGCCCGTTCAACGGCACCACCGGCGGAGACACCGGCCGCCACGGCACCTTCCTGTGGAAGGTCGGCGACGTCGACTTCCTGCCCGTCACGGACGCCTTCACACCACCGGCGGCGGTCCAGGACGTCGTGCAGCTGCTCGGCTGGCGCTCGGCGGACACGATGGTCGTCGCGACAGGTGACTCCGCGGGTCACCTGTCCCTGACCGAGGTGCAACTCGGCACCGGTGCCCGACGGACGCTGTCCCGCTTTGACACCGGCCGTACCTGCGAGTTGGGCATGCAGAACTGCGAGGTCTTCGACCTGCACCTAGCTGCCGGCCTGCTGCCCGAGCTGACCGTCCGCGACGCCGGCCGTCCACAGCGCGGCCCCTGGCCGACGCCGGTGAACGTCGTGGTCGCCGTGGCCGTCCTGGGTGCCGGGTACCTGCTGTGGCGTCGGACACGTCGCTGAGCGCTAGCCCGTCGCCCCGACCGAGCGGTACACCTCCAGGGTCTGCCGGGCCACCGCGTCCCAGGAGAAGTGCTCGACGGCCCGTCGCCGCCCGGCCAGGCCGAACCGTTCGGTGCGCGCCGGGTCGGCGAGCAGCGAGTTGATCGCCGCCGCCAGGTCGGCCACGAAGCGGTCCGGGGCCAGGGGAGTGCCGGAGCCGTCGGTCGCCTGCTCGATCGGCACCAGCAGGCCGGTCTCGTTGTCGGCGACGACCTCGGGGATGCCGCCGGTGGCGGTCGCCACCACGGCCGTCTCGCAGGCCATCGCCTCCAGGTTGACGATGCCCATCGGTTCGTAGACCGACGGGCAGGCGAACACGGTGGCGTGCGTGAGCACCTGGATCACCTCGGGCTTGGGCAGCATCTCGGCCACCCAGACCACACCGGAGCGGTTGGCCCGCAGCTCGGCGACCAGCTCCTCCACCTCGGCGGCGATCTCGGCGGTGTCCGGCGCGCCGGCGAGCAGGACGAGCTGGGTGTCCGCCGGCAACTCCCGGGCGGCCCGCAACAGGTACGGCAGCCCCTTCTGCCGGGTGATCCTGCCGACGTAGACCACGCTGGGGCGCGACGGGTCGACACCGAGCCGGTCGAGCACGTCGGTGCCCTGGTCCGGGGCGTACTGGATGGTGTCGATGCCGTTGTAGACCACCCGGACCCGGTCGGGGTCGATCTGCGGGTACGCGGTGAGCACGTCGGTGCGCATCCCGCCGCTGACCGCGATCACCGCGTCGGCCGCCTCCATGGCGGTGCGTTCGATCCAGGAGGAGAGCGCGTAACCGCCGCCGAGCTGCTCGGCCTTCCACGGCCGCAGCGGCTCCAGGCTGTGCGCGGTCACCACGTGCGGCACCCCGTGCAGCAGCTTCGCGGTGTGCCCGGCCAGGTTCGCGTACCAGGTGTGGCTGTGCACCACGTCGGTGCCGGCCGCGCCGGCGGCCATCTCCAGGTCCACGCCCATCGTGCGCAGCGCGGCGTTCGCGCCGGTCAGGCCGGGCGGTTCGGCGTACGCGGTGACGCCCGGCTCGGTGCGGGGCAGGCCGAAGCAGTGCACGCGTACGTCGGTGTGGTGGCGCAACTCCCGAGCCAGGTACTCGACGTGCACGCCCGCGCCGCCGTAGACCTCCGGCGGGTATTCGCGGGTGAGCAGATCGACGCGCAGGGGAGTGGGTTCCGTCATGACCCCGCACCCTAGTGCAGAAGAGTCCCCGTACGAGTGGTGAAGTGCGACGCGGGTGGATAGCGTCGGAGCATGGCTGCCAAGGTGCTCGCGATCGTCCTGGCGGGTGGAGAGGGCAAGCGCCTGATGCCACTCACCACGGACCGGGCCAAGCCGGCCGTCCCGTTCGGCGGGATGTACCGCATGGTCGACTTCGTCCTCTCCAACCTGGCCAACGCCGGCTATCTCAAGATCGTCGTGCTGACCCAGTACAAGTCCCACTC contains these protein-coding regions:
- a CDS encoding SigE family RNA polymerase sigma factor; the encoded protein is MRNEREYVEYVQARMPWLRRLAYRLCGQWSAADDLVQECLVALYRHWRRASEADSVDGYVRVMLVHTYLAERERSWTRRVRPVADVIGPATPPLAGAEHRIDLLAALTKLSRGQRAVLVLRYWEDLDVAQTAAALGCSTGTVKSQTSYAIAALRRLLSNYEPEGSDTP
- the glgA gene encoding glycogen synthase; this translates as MTEPTPLRVDLLTREYPPEVYGGAGVHVEYLARELRHHTDVRVHCFGLPRTEPGVTAYAEPPGLTGANAALRTMGVDLEMAAGAAGTDVVHSHTWYANLAGHTAKLLHGVPHVVTAHSLEPLRPWKAEQLGGGYALSSWIERTAMEAADAVIAVSGGMRTDVLTAYPQIDPDRVRVVYNGIDTIQYAPDQGTDVLDRLGVDPSRPSVVYVGRITRQKGLPYLLRAARELPADTQLVLLAGAPDTAEIAAEVEELVAELRANRSGVVWVAEMLPKPEVIQVLTHATVFACPSVYEPMGIVNLEAMACETAVVATATGGIPEVVADNETGLLVPIEQATDGSGTPLAPDRFVADLAAAINSLLADPARTERFGLAGRRRAVEHFSWDAVARQTLEVYRSVGATG